One segment of Streptosporangium brasiliense DNA contains the following:
- a CDS encoding sulfotransferase family protein codes for MRPPPHILVVNGIKVRQPVFVLAAPHSGADLLARALKRSPGFHVTMGRPSVAHVVYAFARRPSIAGRGMGATRVLRDAMAEAWQIVPGACRDCPAPCREAGGVTGEGPCAAPGAVARFGDASPDLIYSASVLLQAFPDARFIQLIRDGRDVAADMLADPAALSWFKPVMLSDETEFPNPFLGVNSAEHRDRWKAMPTAGKCALRWRSAVRLSATLHRELPRGQLLTLRYEDLVSSPAETVEGLSGFLETRVSKVALYGRDAPKVGAWRTRLRGEDAGLVEKVAREELGRLGYR; via the coding sequence ATGCGACCTCCGCCCCACATCCTCGTGGTCAACGGGATCAAGGTCCGCCAGCCGGTGTTCGTGCTCGCCGCCCCTCACTCCGGCGCGGATCTGCTGGCCCGTGCCCTGAAGCGTTCTCCCGGCTTCCACGTCACGATGGGGCGCCCCTCGGTGGCCCACGTCGTGTACGCCTTCGCCCGGCGCCCGTCCATCGCCGGCCGGGGCATGGGCGCCACCCGCGTGCTCCGCGACGCCATGGCCGAGGCCTGGCAGATCGTCCCGGGCGCGTGCCGTGACTGCCCGGCGCCGTGCCGGGAGGCGGGCGGGGTGACCGGGGAGGGCCCGTGCGCGGCCCCCGGCGCGGTCGCCCGGTTCGGCGACGCCAGCCCCGACCTGATCTACAGCGCCTCGGTGCTGCTGCAGGCCTTCCCCGACGCCCGGTTCATCCAGCTCATCAGGGACGGCCGCGACGTGGCCGCCGACATGCTGGCCGACCCGGCGGCCCTGTCGTGGTTCAAGCCGGTCATGCTGAGCGACGAGACGGAGTTCCCCAACCCCTTTCTCGGGGTCAACTCCGCCGAGCACCGCGACCGCTGGAAGGCGATGCCCACGGCCGGCAAGTGCGCGCTGCGCTGGCGCAGCGCGGTCCGGCTGTCGGCCACGCTCCACCGGGAGCTCCCCCGCGGGCAGCTGCTGACCCTGCGCTACGAGGACCTGGTCTCCTCGCCGGCCGAGACGGTGGAGGGACTCTCGGGCTTCCTGGAGACGCGGGTCTCCAAGGTCGCCCTGTACGGCAGGGACGCGCCGAAGGTGGGCGCCTGGCGCACCCGGCTCCGGGGCGAGGACGCCGGGCTGGTGGAGAAGGTCGCCCGCGAGGAGCTCGGCCGCCTGGGCTACCGATGA
- a CDS encoding S66 peptidase family protein, with protein MNEPAASIPVRPAGMVVPPRLRPGDTVAVVTPCGPPDPVRLARGVRVLEELGLKVVTGAHVLDRDRYLAGSDAVRAADLQTAWCDPAVSAVVCARGGYGATRILGLLDWDALRAAGPKTLVGSSDVTALHRAFAVELGVASWFGPMPACATISDSAGPEPTGFAHFADALFGTPAPITGDRVIVSGRAVAPVTGGNLSLLAALCGTPYELRARGQIVLLEDVAEQPYRIDRMLTQLLQSGSLDGAAGFVLGSWEGCGDPYPTLEERLAPLGVPVIAGLPVGHGSPQLSVLLGALGAIDAQSCSLTGSTTEPVGAI; from the coding sequence GTGAACGAACCGGCCGCCTCGATCCCGGTCCGGCCGGCGGGCATGGTCGTCCCGCCCCGGCTCCGCCCCGGCGACACGGTGGCGGTGGTCACCCCGTGCGGCCCTCCCGACCCGGTACGGCTGGCGCGCGGCGTGCGCGTTCTCGAGGAGCTCGGCCTGAAGGTCGTCACCGGCGCCCACGTGCTCGACCGCGACCGCTACCTGGCCGGATCCGACGCCGTCCGGGCCGCCGACCTGCAGACGGCCTGGTGCGATCCCGCCGTGAGCGCGGTGGTCTGCGCCCGGGGTGGCTACGGCGCCACCCGGATCCTCGGCCTGCTCGACTGGGACGCGCTGCGGGCGGCCGGCCCCAAGACGCTGGTCGGCTCCAGCGACGTCACCGCGCTGCACCGGGCGTTCGCCGTCGAGCTGGGCGTGGCCTCCTGGTTCGGGCCCATGCCCGCCTGCGCCACGATCAGCGATTCCGCGGGCCCCGAGCCCACCGGCTTCGCCCACTTCGCCGACGCCCTGTTCGGCACCCCGGCGCCGATCACCGGCGACCGGGTGATCGTCTCCGGCAGGGCCGTCGCCCCGGTCACCGGAGGCAACCTCAGTCTGCTGGCCGCGCTGTGCGGCACCCCCTACGAGCTGCGGGCACGCGGGCAGATCGTACTGTTGGAGGATGTCGCCGAGCAGCCCTACCGGATCGACCGGATGCTCACCCAGCTCCTCCAGTCGGGTTCACTGGACGGGGCCGCCGGGTTCGTCCTGGGTTCCTGGGAAGGCTGCGGCGACCCCTATCCGACGTTGGAGGAGAGGCTCGCGCCGCTCGGAGTGCCGGTGATAGCGGGGCTCCCGGTAGGACACGGATCACCACAGCTCAGTGTGCTGCTAGGGGCACTTGGTGCTATTGATGCACAATCGTGCTCTCTGACCGGCTCAACCACAGAGCCCGTGGGGGCAATCTAG